The Candidatus Polarisedimenticolaceae bacterium DNA window CACTCGACCGCGCGTTTCCCCTTGATCCCCTCGGCGAGCGTGCAGAAGACGTCCGCGAGGTCTCGGCGCACCTTGCGCTTGTCGACGAGGCGCGTGAGGCCGCCGGTCCCGGGGAGCACGCCGAGCAGCGGCACCTCGGGGAGGCTCACCGCGGAGTTTCCGTCGTCCACGAGCACCATCGCGTCGCAGGCGAGGGCGAGCTCGTACCCGCCCCCGGCGCAGGTCCCGTTGAGCGCGGCGAGGTATTTCTGGCCGCTCCCCGACGACGCGTCCTCGATGGAGATGCGCGTCTCGTTGGTGAACTTGCAGAAGTTCACCTTGAAGCCGTGGCCGGAGCTTCCGAGCATGAAGATGTTCGCGCCGGCGCAGAAGATCCGTTCCTGGATCGACGTCACCACCACGCACCGCACCTCGGGGTGCTCGAAGCGCAGGCGCTGGACGGCGTCGGCGAGCTCGATGTCCACGCCGAGGTCGTAGGAGTTGAGCTTGAGCTTGTACCCGGGGCGCAAGCCGGCGTCCTCGTCGACCGCCATCGTCAGGCGGGCGATCTCCCCCTCGAACGCGAGCTTCCAGTGTTTGTAGGTGCTCGGGTGGCGCCCGAAGGTCACCGGTTCGTGCTTGACCTGCGTTTCCAACGTTCCTCCTCGAGCGCGCAATATACTGCACAAACTACCCGTCGATTACGGGGATCGCCATGCACTATAGTGCACGCATGACGCAACGGTCCGATCTTCCTCCCTCGATCCGGATCGACGGCGAGGGACTCCTCCACGCGCTCGCCGCGAGGATACGCGCCGTCCGCGAGTCCCGGGGCTTCACGCGCGCCGACCTCGCGCAGCGCTCCGGGGTCTCGATGCGTTTTCTCGCGAGGGTCGAATCCGGGGACGGGAACCTCTCGGTGCTCCGGCTCGCCGAGATCGCCGCGGCGCTGGGAGTCGCTCCCGACGAGCTGCTCCGCCCGAACCCGGGCCACGGACCGGTCGTCGCCCTCGTCGGGATGCGCGGCGCGGGAAAGAGCACGGTCGGACCGTTGCTCGCGCGGCGGCTCGGCGCCCCGTTCGTCGAGATGGAGACCCTGATCCGGGAAGCTTCCGGCGTCCCCGTCGACCAAGTGTTCGAGCTCCACGGCGAGGCGTACTATCGTCGTCTCGAGCGGGAGATCCTCGGCCGCATCCTCGCCGAGGGGCGGGCGACGGTTCTCGCCGCGGCCGGAGGAGTCGTGAACGAACCGGCGACGTGGGAGACCCTGCTCGCGCGCGCCACCGTCGTCTGGCTCAAGGCGCGCCCCGAAGACCACTGGAACCGCGTCGTCGCGCAGGGGGATCGCCGCCCGATGGCGGACAACCCCGACGCCCTGGCGCAGCTTCGCGCGATGCTCGCCGCGCGCGAGCGGCTCTACGCCGAAGCGCATCACGCCGTCGACACGACCGGCCGCACGCCCGCCGAGGTCGCCGACGCGATCCGCGCGGCCGTGGAGGCGCGATGACCGCCCCGCGCGCCGCGAGGGTCGGGCCCGCCGTGGCGGGCCGCTGGTACCCGGCGGGAGCGCAGGCCCTCGCCGACGCGGTCGACGCCCTGCTCGACGGCGCGGCGGACGCACCGCTCGTGCCCGCGGTGATCGCCCCTCACGCGGGATACGCCTACTCGGGAGCGACCGCCGCCGCGGCGTTCCGCCGATACGTCGGCGCCGGGATCCGTCGCTGGATCCTCCTCGGCCCGAGCCACTATCACGGCTTCCGAGGGGCGCGCCTTCCGGACGCCGCCGCTTGCTCGACGCCCCTGGGCGACGTCCCGATCGACCTGGAGGCGGTCGGCGCCCTCGCCGAGGACCCTCGCTTCGCCCTCGACAACCGCGTCTTCGAGCGTGAGCACAGTCTCGAGAGCGAGCTCCCGTTCCTCCAGCGCGCACTCGGCGACCCCGAAGGGTTCGCGATCGTCCCGGTGCTCGTGGGATCGCTTTCCTCCGCGGCGGATCTCGACGCCGTGGCGCACGCGCTGCGCCCGCTCGCGGACTCCGGCGCGGGAATCGTGGTCTCGTCGGACTTCACGCACTACGGCGACGCCTTCGGGTACGTCCCGTTCCTCGACGACGTCGAGGCGGGACTTCGCGACCTCGACCTGGGGGCGGCCCGGTTCATCGTGAACGGCGACGCCCCCGGCTTCCGCGACTACTGCGATCGCACGGGCGCGACGATCTGCGGCCGCGACGCGATCGAGGTCGCCCTCGATCTCGGCCTCGGCCGCGGCGCCGTCGCCGCCTACACGACCTCCGGCGCCCTGACCGGCGACTGGGACCACACGGTCTCCTACGCGGCGATCGCGCTCGAACGGGCGCGGACGTGACCGCGACCCTCGACGCTGCGGAGCGCGAGGCCCTGCTGGCGCTCGCGCGGGCCGCGATCGAACAGGAGTTGTTCGGCGGCGACGTCCTCGAGCGGGCGCGCCGCGCCCTTCCCCCCTCCCCGGCGCTCGACGCGGCGCGGGGGGCGTTCGTCACCCTCAAGACCTCCGAACTGCGGGGGTGCATCGGCCACCTGGAGAGCGACCGCCCCCTCCGCGAGACGGTCGAGCGGTGCGCCGTCGCCTCCGCGTTCGAGGATCCGCGCTTCGACCCGCTCTCCCCGGCCGAATGGCCCCGCACCAAGGTGTCGATCTCGGCGTTGACGATCCCCCGTCCGGTCGAGGGCCCGGCGGGGATCGAGATCGGCCGTCACGGCGTCGTCCTCGAAGCGAGGTCGCGGCGGGCGGTGTTCCTTCCGCAGGTCGCCCCCGAGCAGGGGTGGGACGTCCCGACGCTCCTCTCGCACCTGGCGCGCAAGGCGGGCCTTCCCGGCGACGCCTGGCGCGACGGCCGGCTGCTGGTCTTCGAGGCGGAGGTCTTCGGGGCCGAGTGACCCTCCTGCTATAGTCCGGGGGTCATGTCGCAGGCCTTGACCCTCCCCGAAGAGGGCCTCGTCGCGGTCCTCAGGGACGCCGTCGAGCTCGCCAAGCCCCGGATCACCGGGATGGTCGTCTTCACGACCGCGATGGGTCTGTGGGCCGCGCCGACCTCGATCTCCGTGGCCCGCACGGTGGCGCTGCTGGTCGGGACGACGATGCTCGTCTCCTCCGCGAACGTCTTCAACAGCTGGATGGAACGCGACGTCGACGGTCGGATGCTCCGTACGAAGGAGCGGCCGCTGCCGGCGGGGCGGTTCGACCCATGGACGGCCTTCGCCCTGGCCGTGTTCCTGGGCGTCTTCGCGGTCCCGATCCTCGCGGTCGCGGTGAATCCCCTCACCGCCCTTCTCGGCGCGATCGCGCACGCGATCTACGTGCTCGTCTACACGCCGCTCAAGCGGGTGACCCCCTGGGCCCTCGAGATCGGCGCGATCCCGGGCGCCGTCCCGCCGCTGATGGGCTGGGCCGCCGCGACGGGCGGCCTCGAGGCGGGCGGCTTCATGCTCTTCGGCATCCTGTTCTTCTGGCAGCTCCCCCATTTCATCGCGATCGCGATCTACCTCCGCGAGGACTACGCCCGCGGGGGCCTGCGCGTCCTCTCCGTCGTCCGCGGCGAAACGAGCGCGCGGCGTCGCCTGCTCGCCTGGACCGTCGCCCTCGTGGCATGGAGCTTCGTCGCGCTGCCGATCGGCGCGGCGGGGCTTCCCTACGCCGTCGTCGCCGCGCTCGTCGGCGCGGGCTTCCTCGTCATCGCGGTGGACGGAGTGATCCGGGCGGTGGGCGGCGCGTGGGCGCGCCGCGCGATGCTCTACTCGCTCGTCTACCTCGTCGCGGTCGCGGCCGCGCTCGTCCTCGACGCACGCTGACGCACACCCCTCAGGGAGCCGCCTTCACGAAGACCACCGCCGTCGCGTCCGCGGCGTCGAGCCTTCGGACCGCGTCGCGGAACGCCGCGTACCCCTCCGCCTCGACCCGGTGCGCCGTGAGCCGCGCGAGGCGCCGGTAGCGGAGTCGCCCCTGCTCGAAGGTCCAGTCGGCACGCCCCTCGACGCCTCCGGCGCTCACCTCGATCGGTCGCGGCAGCTCCTCGGGAACGAAGCCGTCGGGGACGAGCACCGCCGCCTCGACCCGCTCCTGGCGCGGAAGGACCCGGAGGTCCCATCGCAGCGACGAGGGGAGGTTGCGGGGGTAGAGCCCTCCCGCGGTTTTCCCGGGCGACACGATGAGCATCCCCCCGACGCGCTTGCCGAACCACCCTCCCCGCAGCGTGGAGCGCTGCACCACCGGCGCTCCGGAACGTTCGAGGCCTTCGACGGTGTACGACCCCAAGACGCTCCCGGGGAAACGCGACTGCAGCCACGCCTCGTAGAGGCGCCGTCGCTCGCTCTCCGCCACGGCGGACCAGCCGGCCCTCAGCTCCGCCCCTTCGGCGTCGAGCAGCCGCTCCTCGAGCACGGCCGAACGGAGCGTGCCCGCCTCGTCCAGCTC harbors:
- the amrA gene encoding AmmeMemoRadiSam system protein A, with translation MTATLDAAEREALLALARAAIEQELFGGDVLERARRALPPSPALDAARGAFVTLKTSELRGCIGHLESDRPLRETVERCAVASAFEDPRFDPLSPAEWPRTKVSISALTIPRPVEGPAGIEIGRHGVVLEARSRRAVFLPQVAPEQGWDVPTLLSHLARKAGLPGDAWRDGRLLVFEAEVFGAE
- the amrB gene encoding AmmeMemoRadiSam system protein B → MTAPRAARVGPAVAGRWYPAGAQALADAVDALLDGAADAPLVPAVIAPHAGYAYSGATAAAAFRRYVGAGIRRWILLGPSHYHGFRGARLPDAAACSTPLGDVPIDLEAVGALAEDPRFALDNRVFEREHSLESELPFLQRALGDPEGFAIVPVLVGSLSSAADLDAVAHALRPLADSGAGIVVSSDFTHYGDAFGYVPFLDDVEAGLRDLDLGAARFIVNGDAPGFRDYCDRTGATICGRDAIEVALDLGLGRGAVAAYTTSGALTGDWDHTVSYAAIALERART
- the cyoE gene encoding heme o synthase, translating into MSQALTLPEEGLVAVLRDAVELAKPRITGMVVFTTAMGLWAAPTSISVARTVALLVGTTMLVSSANVFNSWMERDVDGRMLRTKERPLPAGRFDPWTAFALAVFLGVFAVPILAVAVNPLTALLGAIAHAIYVLVYTPLKRVTPWALEIGAIPGAVPPLMGWAAATGGLEAGGFMLFGILFFWQLPHFIAIAIYLREDYARGGLRVLSVVRGETSARRRLLAWTVALVAWSFVALPIGAAGLPYAVVAALVGAGFLVIAVDGVIRAVGGAWARRAMLYSLVYLVAVAAALVLDAR
- a CDS encoding shikimate kinase; translated protein: MTQRSDLPPSIRIDGEGLLHALAARIRAVRESRGFTRADLAQRSGVSMRFLARVESGDGNLSVLRLAEIAAALGVAPDELLRPNPGHGPVVALVGMRGAGKSTVGPLLARRLGAPFVEMETLIREASGVPVDQVFELHGEAYYRRLEREILGRILAEGRATVLAAAGGVVNEPATWETLLARATVVWLKARPEDHWNRVVAQGDRRPMADNPDALAQLRAMLAARERLYAEAHHAVDTTGRTPAEVADAIRAAVEAR